In Paraburkholderia flava, one genomic interval encodes:
- the hemW gene encoding radical SAM family heme chaperone HemW, with the protein MSTASTGAGVIRAFTAPGGIRLTSLPPLALYVHFPWCVRKCPYCDFNSHEWKGDAFPENDYLDALRADLELALPLVWGRQVHTVFIGGGTPSLLSAAGLDRLLSDVRALLPLDADAEITLEANPGTFEAAKFAQFRASGVNRLSVGIQSFNEAHLKALGRIHDATQARQAVEVAARTFDNFNLDLMFALPQQTLAECQADIETALAFAPPHLSLYHLTLEPNTLFAKFPPALPDDDASADMQEWIHERTTEAGYARYEVSAYAQPHRQSKHNLNYWRFGDYLGIGAGAHTKLSFPNRVLRQVRYKHPTTFIEQAKAGTPVQEEHEVGPHDLPFEFMLNALRLVEGFPVHRFIERTGLSMTSIEPALQEAERRGLIARDHQQIAPTPLGQRFLNDLQELFLNDAR; encoded by the coding sequence ATGAGTACTGCATCGACGGGCGCCGGCGTGATCCGCGCGTTCACCGCACCGGGCGGCATCCGGTTGACATCGCTGCCGCCGCTCGCGCTGTACGTTCATTTTCCGTGGTGCGTGCGCAAGTGCCCGTACTGCGATTTCAACTCGCACGAATGGAAGGGCGACGCGTTTCCCGAAAACGACTACCTCGATGCGCTGCGCGCCGATCTCGAACTTGCGCTGCCGCTGGTGTGGGGACGTCAGGTGCATACGGTGTTCATTGGTGGCGGGACGCCGAGCCTGCTGTCGGCGGCCGGACTCGACCGGCTGCTGTCCGACGTGCGCGCGCTGCTGCCGCTCGATGCCGATGCAGAGATCACGCTCGAAGCGAACCCCGGCACGTTCGAGGCCGCGAAGTTCGCGCAGTTCAGGGCGAGCGGCGTGAACCGGCTGTCGGTCGGCATCCAGAGTTTCAACGAAGCGCATCTGAAGGCACTCGGGCGGATTCACGACGCGACGCAGGCACGCCAGGCCGTCGAGGTCGCCGCGCGCACGTTCGATAACTTCAATCTCGACCTGATGTTCGCGCTGCCGCAGCAGACGCTCGCCGAATGCCAGGCCGACATCGAGACGGCGCTCGCGTTCGCGCCGCCGCATCTGTCGCTGTACCACCTGACGCTCGAGCCGAACACGCTGTTTGCGAAGTTTCCGCCGGCCCTTCCCGACGACGATGCATCCGCCGACATGCAGGAGTGGATTCACGAGCGAACGACTGAGGCCGGCTATGCGCGCTACGAAGTATCGGCGTATGCGCAGCCGCATCGGCAGAGCAAGCACAACCTGAACTACTGGCGTTTCGGCGATTACCTCGGGATCGGCGCTGGCGCGCACACGAAGCTGTCGTTTCCGAATCGCGTGCTACGCCAGGTGCGCTATAAGCATCCGACGACTTTCATCGAGCAGGCGAAAGCCGGCACGCCGGTGCAGGAAGAACATGAGGTCGGGCCGCACGATCTGCCGTTCGAGTTCATGCTGAACGCGCTGCGACTGGTGGAAGGATTTCCGGTGCACCGCTTCATCGAGCGGACGGGATTGTCGATGACGTCGATCGAGCCGGCGCTGCAGGAAGCGGAGCGTCGCGGGTTGATTGCGCGGGATCATCAGCAGATTGCGCCGACGCCGCTCGGGCAGCGCTTCCTGAACGATCTGCAGGAGCTTTTTCTGAACGACGCACGGTGA
- the rdgB gene encoding RdgB/HAM1 family non-canonical purine NTP pyrophosphatase — protein sequence MSEHLAPADPLARVVLASNNAGKLREFAALLENAGITLVPQGELNVPEAEEPYPTFVENALTKARHAARLTGLPALADDSGLCVRALRGAPGVYSARYAQRAGGEKSDAANNAHLVAQLQHNDDRRAYYYCVLALVRHEDDPEPLIAEGRWHGEMLDAPRGANGFGYDPLFFIPELNATAAQLDPAVKNANSHRAIALRQLLARLREDA from the coding sequence ATGAGTGAGCACCTCGCGCCGGCCGACCCGCTCGCCAGGGTCGTGCTCGCGTCGAACAACGCCGGCAAGCTGCGCGAGTTCGCAGCGCTGCTGGAGAATGCCGGCATCACGCTCGTCCCGCAGGGCGAGCTCAATGTGCCCGAAGCGGAAGAGCCCTATCCGACCTTCGTCGAAAACGCGTTGACCAAGGCGCGTCACGCGGCGCGGCTCACCGGCCTGCCCGCGCTCGCCGACGATTCCGGCCTCTGCGTGCGCGCATTGCGCGGTGCACCCGGCGTCTATTCGGCACGCTACGCACAACGCGCGGGCGGCGAGAAAAGCGACGCGGCGAACAACGCGCATCTGGTCGCCCAGTTGCAACATAACGACGACCGTCGCGCGTACTACTACTGTGTGCTCGCGCTGGTGCGCCACGAAGACGACCCCGAACCGCTGATCGCCGAAGGCCGCTGGCATGGCGAAATGCTCGACGCGCCGCGCGGCGCGAACGGCTTCGGCTACGACCCGCTGTTCTTCATCCCCGAACTGAACGCGACGGCCGCGCAACTCGACCCGGCCGTGAAGAACGCGAACAGCCATCGCGCGATTGCGCTGCGGCAACTGCTCGCGCGTCTGCGGGAGGATGCATGA
- the rph gene encoding ribonuclease PH, which produces MNDTTKRPSGRPADQLRDVRITRHYTKHAEGSVLVEFGDTKVICTASIAEQVPSFLRDRGQGWLTAEYGMLPRATHTRSDREAARGKQTGRTQEIQRLIGRALRSVFDLERLGTRTLHIDCDVIQADGGTRTASITGAFVAAHDAIAKLLATGRIETSPITDYVAAISVGVYNGVPVLDLDYDEDSQCDTDMNVVMTGDGGFVEIQGTAEGVPFSRAEMNTLLDLAQAGIETLIAKQKEALGLKDE; this is translated from the coding sequence ATGAACGACACCACGAAACGCCCCAGCGGCCGCCCCGCCGATCAGCTGCGCGACGTGCGCATCACGCGCCATTACACGAAGCATGCAGAGGGCTCCGTGCTCGTCGAATTCGGCGACACGAAGGTCATCTGCACCGCGAGCATCGCCGAACAGGTGCCCTCCTTCCTGCGCGATCGCGGGCAAGGCTGGCTCACTGCCGAATACGGGATGCTGCCCCGCGCGACGCACACGCGCAGCGACCGCGAGGCCGCACGCGGCAAGCAGACCGGCCGCACGCAGGAGATCCAGCGCCTGATCGGCCGAGCGCTGCGCTCGGTATTCGATCTCGAACGCCTCGGCACACGCACGCTGCACATCGACTGCGATGTGATCCAGGCCGACGGCGGCACGCGCACCGCGAGTATCACCGGCGCGTTCGTCGCCGCGCACGATGCGATCGCGAAGCTGCTCGCCACCGGCCGCATCGAAACGTCGCCGATCACCGATTACGTCGCCGCGATTTCGGTTGGCGTGTACAACGGCGTGCCGGTACTCGACCTCGACTACGACGAAGACTCGCAGTGCGACACCGACATGAACGTCGTGATGACCGGCGACGGCGGCTTCGTCGAGATCCAGGGCACCGCCGAAGGCGTGCCGTTCTCGCGCGCCGAAATGAACACGCTGCTCGATCTCGCGCAAGCCGGCATCGAGACGCTGATCGCGAAACAGAAAGAAGCATTGGGGTTGAAGGATGAGTGA
- a CDS encoding YicC/YloC family endoribonuclease, with product MIYSMTGYASATRELVAASGNGGVSVSVELRTVNSRFLDLNFRMPEDVRVCEPTLREMLMTKLSRGKVDIRINVQRSEQSANAGALNRDALDQLAVLEQAVLQSFPDAGHLRTGEILRWPGVLAESGVAADTLRDAVLGCGKQTIADLIDVRGREGAQLATMLLNNVTEMEAIVTKITPLVPELIAKHQQKIVERLQEALGLAAPDAAATIVSREEISERIRQEVTMYGIRIDIAEELSRLTAHLNETRHVIEKGGRVGKRLDFMMQELNREANTLGSKAAAKELADSSMTLKLLIEQMREQVQNLE from the coding sequence ATGATCTACAGCATGACCGGCTATGCGAGCGCCACGCGCGAACTCGTCGCGGCCTCGGGCAACGGTGGCGTGAGCGTGTCCGTCGAACTCCGTACCGTTAACTCGCGTTTCCTCGATCTGAACTTCCGGATGCCGGAAGACGTGCGCGTCTGCGAACCGACGCTGCGCGAAATGCTGATGACGAAGCTGTCGCGCGGCAAGGTCGACATCCGCATCAACGTGCAGCGCAGCGAGCAGTCGGCGAACGCAGGCGCACTGAACCGCGATGCGCTCGATCAGCTCGCGGTGCTCGAACAGGCAGTGCTGCAGTCGTTCCCCGATGCAGGCCATCTGCGTACCGGCGAAATCCTGCGCTGGCCCGGCGTGCTCGCGGAAAGCGGCGTTGCTGCCGACACGCTGCGCGACGCGGTGCTCGGCTGCGGCAAGCAGACGATCGCCGATCTGATCGACGTGCGTGGCCGCGAAGGCGCGCAACTCGCGACGATGCTGCTGAACAACGTGACCGAGATGGAAGCGATCGTCACGAAGATCACGCCGCTCGTGCCCGAACTGATCGCGAAGCATCAGCAGAAGATCGTCGAGCGTCTGCAGGAAGCGCTCGGTCTCGCGGCACCGGACGCTGCCGCGACGATCGTGTCGCGCGAGGAAATCAGCGAACGGATCCGCCAGGAAGTGACGATGTACGGTATCCGTATCGATATCGCGGAAGAACTGTCGCGGCTCACCGCGCATCTGAACGAAACGCGTCATGTGATCGAGAAGGGTGGCCGCGTCGGCAAGCGGCTCGACTTCATGATGCAGGAACTGAATCGCGAAGCGAACACGCTCGGGTCGAAGGCGGCGGCTAAGGAACTCGCCGATTCGTCGATGACGTTGAAGCTGCTCATCGAACAGATGCGCGAGCAGGTGCAGAATCTCGAATAA
- the gmk gene encoding guanylate kinase codes for MTDHTHDGHAPRNPYAGVYPGNLFMVVAPSGAGKSTLVNALLERDAAIRLSISYTTRPPRPKEQGGQHYHFTTVDDFLARHAAGEFLESAEVHGNYYATSRVWIEGQMKSGHDVLLEIDWQGAQQVKKQFRNAVEIFILPPSLEALEDRLKKRGQDEPNVITRRLLAAGSEMAHAAEAEYVVINENFDRALAELQCLVGATRSRFASQYARHTELFMQLGIHLPHGG; via the coding sequence ATGACCGACCACACACACGACGGCCACGCGCCGCGTAATCCGTACGCAGGGGTCTACCCAGGCAACCTGTTCATGGTCGTCGCGCCGTCGGGCGCGGGCAAGTCGACGCTCGTCAATGCGCTGCTCGAGCGCGACGCGGCGATCCGTCTGTCGATCTCGTACACGACGCGTCCGCCGCGCCCGAAAGAACAGGGCGGCCAGCACTATCACTTCACCACCGTCGATGATTTTCTGGCGCGTCACGCAGCAGGCGAGTTTCTCGAAAGCGCAGAGGTGCACGGCAACTACTACGCGACCTCACGCGTGTGGATCGAAGGGCAGATGAAAAGCGGCCATGACGTGCTGCTCGAAATCGACTGGCAGGGCGCGCAGCAGGTGAAGAAGCAGTTTCGCAACGCAGTCGAGATCTTCATTCTGCCGCCGTCGCTCGAAGCACTTGAGGACCGTTTGAAGAAGCGCGGTCAGGATGAACCGAACGTGATCACGCGGCGTCTGCTCGCGGCCGGTAGCGAAATGGCGCACGCGGCGGAAGCGGAGTATGTCGTGATCAACGAGAACTTCGATCGCGCGCTCGCGGAGTTGCAGTGCCTGGTGGGCGCGACGCGTTCGCGGTTCGCATCGCAGTACGCGCGTCACACGGAGCTCTTCATGCAGCTCGGCATCCACCTGCCGCATGGCGGCTGA
- the rpoZ gene encoding DNA-directed RNA polymerase subunit omega yields MARITVEDCLKQIPNRFELALAATYRARQLAQGHTPKIESRDKPTVVALREIAAGQVGVEMLKKVPV; encoded by the coding sequence ATGGCCCGCATCACCGTTGAAGACTGCCTGAAACAGATCCCGAATCGTTTCGAACTGGCGCTGGCAGCAACCTATCGCGCGCGTCAGCTCGCACAAGGTCACACGCCGAAGATCGAAAGCCGCGACAAGCCCACCGTCGTCGCGCTGCGCGAAATCGCGGCAGGCCAGGTCGGCGTTGAAATGCTGAAGAAGGTGCCGGTCTAA
- a CDS encoding RelA/SpoT family protein, which yields MSTNPSPPTDATEIERESDSPSSARKYIDAVLEQSFRHLFGPTATPEQPRRHDVVSIARLTSALAGYLSADEIKEVKAAFHFSDEAHLGQYRQSGEPYITHPVAVAEICAGWKLDAQSIMAALLHDVMEDQGVTKAELAERFGAKVAELVDGLSKLDKMEFRNREEAQAENFRKMLLAMARDVRVILVKLADRLHNMRTLGAVPPEKRRRVARETLDIYAPIAHRLGLNNTYRELQDLSFANFNPHRYATLEKAVKAARGNRREVVGKILESVQRALADAQLDAEVTGREKTIFSIYKKMRDKQLSFSQVLDVYGFRVVVESALECYTCIGALHALYKPVPGKFKDYIAIPKVNGYQSLHTTLVGPFGAPIEFQVRTRKMHEIAEAGVAAHWLYKNGGADLNDVQKRAHQWLKSLLDIQSEAGDSSEFLEHVKIDLFPDAVYVFTPKSKIMALPRGATALDFAYSIHSDLGNQCVAVKINNELLPLRTELKSGDIVEVITAPYSKPNPAWLGFVRTGKARSAIRHYLKTMRLNESVQLGERLVEQALKGYGFALSDVTPEVWEKLVQWTGNKSGQEIFADIGLGRRVAAVMAKRIEVLMRGLDGDDDNSREASAASTAPPVVITGTEGMSVQLSACCRPIPGDDIMGYIGIGLGMAIHTTDCRVAQRIHRRDPGRWIDVAWAPQPGRLFDVAVKVLVNNTKGVFARVAADITSADANIVHIAMDEDLSQESTVLRFVIQVSDRVHLANVMRRVRTNPDVMRIVRERPSEEQHHRHDGGMRIDRERADY from the coding sequence ATGAGCACCAATCCTTCGCCCCCCACCGACGCCACGGAAATCGAGCGGGAGTCCGACTCCCCCTCGTCCGCACGCAAGTACATCGACGCGGTCCTCGAACAGTCGTTTCGCCATCTGTTCGGGCCGACCGCCACGCCGGAGCAACCGCGCCGGCATGACGTCGTCTCGATCGCGAGACTCACCTCCGCACTCGCCGGCTATCTGTCCGCCGACGAGATCAAGGAGGTCAAGGCCGCGTTCCACTTCAGCGACGAAGCCCACCTCGGTCAGTATCGCCAGAGCGGCGAGCCCTACATCACGCATCCTGTTGCCGTCGCGGAAATCTGCGCGGGCTGGAAGCTCGACGCGCAGTCGATCATGGCGGCGCTGCTGCATGACGTGATGGAAGACCAGGGCGTGACCAAGGCCGAGCTCGCGGAACGCTTCGGCGCGAAGGTCGCGGAACTGGTCGACGGCCTGTCGAAACTCGACAAGATGGAGTTTCGCAATCGCGAGGAAGCGCAGGCGGAAAACTTCCGCAAGATGCTGCTCGCGATGGCGCGCGACGTGCGCGTGATTCTCGTCAAGCTCGCGGACCGGCTGCACAACATGCGCACGCTCGGCGCGGTGCCGCCGGAAAAGCGCCGGCGCGTCGCGCGCGAAACGCTCGACATCTATGCGCCGATCGCGCATCGGTTGGGCCTGAACAATACGTATCGCGAGCTGCAGGATCTGAGCTTCGCGAACTTCAATCCGCATCGCTACGCGACGCTCGAAAAAGCGGTGAAGGCGGCGCGCGGCAATCGCCGCGAAGTGGTCGGCAAGATTCTCGAATCGGTGCAGCGCGCGCTTGCCGACGCGCAGCTCGATGCCGAGGTGACCGGCCGCGAAAAGACCATCTTCAGCATCTACAAGAAGATGCGCGACAAGCAGCTGTCGTTCTCGCAGGTGCTGGACGTGTATGGCTTTCGCGTGGTCGTCGAGAGCGCGCTCGAATGCTATACGTGTATCGGTGCGCTGCATGCGCTGTACAAGCCGGTACCCGGCAAGTTCAAGGACTACATCGCGATTCCGAAAGTGAACGGCTACCAGTCGCTACATACGACGCTGGTGGGACCGTTCGGTGCGCCGATCGAATTCCAGGTGCGCACGCGCAAGATGCACGAGATCGCCGAGGCCGGCGTCGCCGCGCACTGGCTGTACAAGAACGGCGGCGCGGATCTGAACGATGTGCAGAAGCGCGCGCATCAGTGGCTCAAGTCGCTGCTCGACATTCAGAGCGAAGCGGGGGATTCGAGCGAATTCCTCGAGCACGTGAAGATCGATCTGTTCCCGGATGCCGTCTACGTGTTCACGCCGAAGTCGAAAATCATGGCGCTGCCGCGCGGCGCGACCGCACTCGACTTCGCGTATTCGATCCACAGCGACCTGGGCAACCAGTGCGTCGCGGTGAAGATCAACAACGAGCTGCTGCCGCTGCGTACCGAGCTGAAGAGCGGCGATATCGTCGAGGTGATTACCGCGCCGTATTCGAAGCCGAATCCGGCCTGGCTCGGCTTCGTGCGTACCGGCAAGGCGCGCTCGGCGATCCGCCATTATCTGAAGACGATGCGGCTCAACGAGTCGGTGCAGCTCGGCGAACGCCTCGTCGAGCAGGCGCTCAAGGGGTATGGGTTCGCGCTGTCGGATGTGACGCCGGAGGTCTGGGAAAAGCTCGTGCAGTGGACCGGCAACAAGAGCGGTCAGGAGATTTTCGCGGATATCGGGCTCGGTCGACGTGTCGCTGCGGTGATGGCGAAGCGCATCGAGGTGCTGATGCGAGGTCTCGACGGCGACGACGATAATTCGCGGGAAGCGTCAGCGGCATCGACTGCGCCGCCGGTGGTCATTACCGGGACGGAAGGCATGTCGGTGCAGTTGTCCGCGTGCTGCCGCCCGATTCCCGGCGACGACATCATGGGCTACATCGGCATCGGGCTCGGTATGGCGATCCATACGACCGACTGCCGCGTTGCACAACGTATCCACCGGCGCGATCCGGGCCGCTGGATCGATGTCGCCTGGGCGCCGCAGCCGGGCCGTCTGTTCGATGTGGCCGTCAAGGTGCTCGTGAACAACACCAAGGGCGTGTTTGCGCGCGTGGCGGCCGATATCACGTCGGCGGATGCGAACATCGTCCACATCGCGATGGACGAAGATCTGTCGCAGGAATCCACCGTGCTCCGGTTCGTGATCCAGGTGAGCGACCGCGTGCATCTGGCCAACGTGATGCGCCGCGTGCGGACCAATCCGGACGTGATGCGCATCGTGCGCGAGCGGCCCAGCGAAGAGCAGCATCACCGTCACGACGGCGGCATGCGGATCGATCGGGAACGCGCGGACTACTGA
- a CDS encoding phage protein NinX family protein gives MNVAELKDDALDYWAARGLHDFVREIYFTDSGRTIAIRGNDRGRPWDGRFTPSRSWEAAAVVLERVRRLEVREQSAHGAVCVVEFDGSGGEIEGRGESLRIALLRAFVGSRFGQSVDDVLRHSQALLGTRAEPVDEQTTASAVVETPDPDGRIGDIKSAPR, from the coding sequence ATGAACGTAGCCGAACTGAAGGACGACGCGCTCGACTATTGGGCCGCGCGTGGCCTGCACGACTTCGTGCGCGAAATCTATTTCACCGACAGCGGACGTACCATCGCGATTCGCGGCAACGATCGCGGGCGGCCGTGGGATGGGCGGTTCACGCCGTCACGCTCGTGGGAAGCGGCCGCCGTTGTGCTGGAGCGTGTTCGGCGGCTGGAAGTACGCGAGCAGTCCGCGCATGGTGCGGTTTGTGTCGTCGAATTCGATGGCAGTGGAGGGGAGATCGAAGGGCGGGGAGAGTCGCTGCGGATTGCGTTGCTGCGCGCGTTTGTCGGGAGCCGCTTTGGTCAGTCTGTTGACGACGTGCTCCGGCATTCGCAGGCGCTGCTCGGCACGAGGGCCGAACCCGTCGACGAGCAGACGACAGCATCTGCGGTCGTCGAAACACCGGATCCGGATGGCCGGATCGGCGATATCAAGTCGGCACCGCGCTAA
- the greB gene encoding transcription elongation factor GreB produces the protein MNKAFVKESSDENDDDPDVAQPEMPAGAKNYITPAGYRRLRDELLHLIDEERPEVVKLVSWAASNGDRSENGDYIYGKRRLREIDRRIRFLTKRLDLAEIVDSSRQENVDQVFFGATVDYATEDGGEHTVTIVGVDEVNLDRGHVSWISPVARALLKARIGDQVTLHTPVGPEPIDVLDVKYPPPDVAV, from the coding sequence ATGAACAAGGCTTTTGTCAAAGAATCGAGTGACGAGAACGACGACGATCCCGACGTCGCTCAGCCCGAGATGCCCGCTGGGGCAAAGAACTACATCACGCCGGCCGGCTATCGGCGGTTGCGTGATGAACTGCTGCATCTGATCGACGAAGAGCGGCCTGAGGTCGTGAAACTGGTGTCGTGGGCTGCGTCGAATGGAGATCGTTCGGAGAACGGCGATTACATCTACGGAAAGCGGCGATTGCGTGAAATTGATCGGCGCATCCGCTTTCTGACCAAGCGGCTCGATCTTGCCGAAATAGTCGACAGCAGTCGGCAGGAGAATGTCGACCAGGTGTTTTTTGGCGCGACCGTCGACTATGCGACCGAAGATGGCGGTGAGCACACGGTGACGATCGTCGGCGTCGATGAGGTCAATCTCGATCGGGGGCACGTCAGCTGGATTTCGCCGGTGGCGCGTGCGTTGTTAAAAGCGCGGATCGGCGATCAGGTGACACTCCATACGCCTGTGGGTCCTGAGCCGATCGATGTGCTTGACGTGAAATATCCGCCGCCAGATGTTGCGGTGTGA